In Myxococcales bacterium, the genomic window GTCAATCAGGTACTCGAGGCTAAGCAAGAACGACACACAATGCAAGAATCGTGTGCTAGCTGATACGCAAGAGCGACTGTGGTTCCGGTCCCTCGTCTTTGAGCCAAACCCCTTCTAGGCAGCCCTTTGCAGCTCTCGCGAATACCGATGGTGCAGCCCACCCACGCGAGGAATCGAGACGACCTTCCCGTTTTCGCGCGATTCGACAGTCCGTTTTGCAGGAGTGTCCTTTTCAAGTCCGAGATGGGTTCGGTCCGCGTGGTAGTCGACGTACGACCGATCGAACCCCGAGAAATGGGTGAGGTCGTCGCGATTTCGCGGGTCGGAGGGCTGCATCATCGCTACTCGCGCGAACTCCGAAGGGCTGCCTAGGCTGGATTTGGCTTGATGACGATGCACAGGTACCCGTTTTTGGCCTGCACCGCGATGAATAGTCAGATCCCGCGCTCGACCGGAAAATAGACGTCTACCGTCGTGCCTTCGCCGATCACACTCGTCACGCCGATCGCGCCACCGTGTCCGCGCACGATCCCCAGCGCAACCGGCAGGCCCAGACCGCGTCCGACGAACTTGGTCGTGTAGAAGGGGTCGAAGAGCTTCTCGAGGCACTCGCTCCCGATCCCGCAGCCATCGTCGGAGATCGAGATTCGCACGTAACGGCCCGGTCGAGCTTCCGGCTCGCTCGTGCCGGCCAGGTCGCCAGGCTGAACCTCGCAGACTCGGGCGACGAGCTCGACCTGCCCCGCGTCCTCTCCCTGCGCGTGGTCGGAGCAGTCGATCGCTTCTACGGCGTTGGTGACGAGCGCCACCAGCAGCTGCCCGAGCTGACTGCGATTCCCATGGATGGTGACGCTCTCGTCCGGCAGCCGCATGCCGAAAGTGCCGTGGCCGCGAGTCTGCGCCAACAAACTTTCGCGGCAGCTGTCCAGGAGGTCATTGACCTCGACCGACTCGAAGGTGCGGATCGCGCCACCCACGTAGACGAGCAGGAGCCCGCTCCATTCGGCGAAACGTTCCGCCGACTTCATCGCTTCGCTTAGGAACTCCGCGCCGGGAGACCCGGCGGCCAGCTGCACTTGGGCCAGTTCCAAGTGACCGCAAAGCGCCGTCAACTCGTTATTGAAGTTGTGGGCGATGGCCCCCGCCATCACTCTCAGGCTGTCTGCCTTCTGCGCCTCCTTCTCTCTCAGAGCTTCCACCAGGCGCAAGCGCTCCTTCTCTTCCCGCTTGCGCTCTGTGATGTTCATACTGATACCCATCAAGCGGACGACCTTCTCGTCCTGGTCCCGGATGGGAACGAACGTGGACTGATAGAAGCTGCCGTCCCGCGAGCAGAACTCAAACTCCGAACTCTCTCCGAGATAAGCCTCGCTCATCAGTGTGGTGATGCGATTGGCGTCGGGCTCACTCACGAACTCCAGGTAGTCGAGCCCGATAGCCTGGCTCTCGCTCTCGAAATTCGCCATGAGCAGGCCGGCGGGGTTCATGGAACAGATGCGACCGCTGGCGTCGATCTCGTGGATGCAGTAGGGCGAGCATTCGACGAGGGTGCGGTATCGCTCCTCGCTCGTCGCGAGGGAGTCGAGGAGTTGCCTCAAATCCTTTTCGGGGACGGCCTTACCCTGGCGCTCGGCGTCCTTCACCCGCCCGGAGGCGATGATCTTACAGGAGCGGGACATGCGGCAGTCTCCTGTCGTCGGTGCCCAAGTGCATATGGGCGCTCCATGCAGTTACGCATTCTAGCTTCGCTGGGTGCGTCTGCTAGCTATTCTTGCTAGGCGGGTGCTTCGCCCATCCGTTGTTGTCATGCCGCCATTCTCAGCAGATTCTCGACGCCGATGCACGGCGCTGGTGCATAGATCGAAACGCGGCAGCGATTCCCCGCTTCCGCGTTCTCTATTCGCTGCTGATGGCGCAGGACACTGGCCTGCCGAGGGCAATCATCCGATTCAGAATGTTGCAAGCGATGGTCGCCTCAGCTTTTTGTTACTTCGGATGTCGAGCACGAAGTTTATTGCCGAGGATCGTCTTGTATCTGAAGAAGGAGTCGGGGGACCATCAGCAAGCCCGCGTGGAGGAGAATAGTAAAATTAAGCCGCGAATTTGAAGAAATTGCCGATAACCAGCTTATGTCAAACCTGAAACGAGAGAGCCACCCCTGTCTTCGGGGCTCCG contains:
- a CDS encoding PAS domain S-box protein, which translates into the protein MSRSCKIIASGRVKDAERQGKAVPEKDLRQLLDSLATSEERYRTLVECSPYCIHEIDASGRICSMNPAGLLMANFESESQAIGLDYLEFVSEPDANRITTLMSEAYLGESSEFEFCSRDGSFYQSTFVPIRDQDEKVVRLMGISMNITERKREEKERLRLVEALREKEAQKADSLRVMAGAIAHNFNNELTALCGHLELAQVQLAAGSPGAEFLSEAMKSAERFAEWSGLLLVYVGGAIRTFESVEVNDLLDSCRESLLAQTRGHGTFGMRLPDESVTIHGNRSQLGQLLVALVTNAVEAIDCSDHAQGEDAGQVELVARVCEVQPGDLAGTSEPEARPGRYVRISISDDGCGIGSECLEKLFDPFYTTKFVGRGLGLPVALGIVRGHGGAIGVTSVIGEGTTVDVYFPVERGI